Proteins found in one Oncorhynchus mykiss isolate Arlee chromosome 17, USDA_OmykA_1.1, whole genome shotgun sequence genomic segment:
- the LOC100136621 gene encoding protein transport protein Sec61 subunit alpha isoform X1 — MGIKFLEVIKPFCAVLPEIQKPERKIQFREKVLWTAITLFIFLVCCQIPLFGIMSSDSADPFYWMRVILASNRGTLMELGISPIVTSGLIMQLLAGAKIIEVGDTPKDRALFNGAQKLFGMIITIGQSIVYVMTGMYGDPSEMGAGICLLIIIQLFVAGLIVLLLDELLQKGYGLGSGISLFIATNICETIVWKAFSPTTVNTGRGTEFEGAIIALFHLLATRTDKVRALREAFYRQNLPNLLNLIATVFVFAVVIYFQGFRVDLPIKSARYRGQYNTYPIKLFYTSNIPIILQSALVSNLYVISQMLSTRFSGNFLVNLLGTWSDTSTGGPARAYPVGGLCYFLSPPESFGSVLDDPIHAAIYIVFMLGSCAFFSKTWIEVSGSSAKDVAKQLKEQQMVMGGHRETSMVHELNRYIPTAAAFGGLCIGGLSVMADFLGAIGSGTGILLAVTIIYQYFEIFVKEQSEMGSMGALLF, encoded by the exons ATGGGCA TAAAATTTTTGGAAGTCATAAAGCCGTTTTGTGCGGTCTTACCTGAGATTCAGAAACCAGAGAGAAAG ATTCAGTTCAGAGAAAAAGTACTATGGACTGCCATCACGCTCTTCATCTTCCTGGTGTGCTGCCAG ATTCCACTCTTCGGCATCATGTCCTCAGACTCCGCAGATCCTTTCTACTGGATGAGAGTAATCCTGGCCTCCAACAGAG GTACTCTGATGGAGCTGGGTATCTCACCCATCGTTACCTCCGGTCTCATCATGCAGCTGCTGGCTGGAGCAAAGATCATTGAGGTTGGAGACACCCCCAAGGACAGAGCACTCTTCAATGGAGCGCAGAAAT TGTTTGGTATGATCATCACCATTGGACAGTCCATTGTGTATGTGATGACGGGCATGTACGGAGACCCATCAGAGATGGGTGCTGGGATCTGCCTGCTCATCATCATTCAG CTTTTTGTGGCAGGTCTGATTGTGCTGCTGCTGGATGAGCTGCTGCAGAAGGGCTATGGGCTGGGCTCTGGTATCTCCCTGTTCATTGCCACTAACATCTGTGAGACCATCGTCTGGAAGGCTTTCAGCCCCACTACTGTCAACACTGGCAGAG GAACGGAGTTTGAAGGTGCCATCATTGCCCTGTTCCACCTGTTGGCCACCCGCACAGACAAGGTGCGCGCCCTGAGAGAGGCATTTTACCGCCAGAACCTGCCTAACCTCTTGAACCTCATCGCCACTGTCTTCGTCTTTGCTGTAGTGATATACTTCCAG GGCTTCAGGGTGGACCTGCCCATCAAGTCTGCCCGTTACCGTGGCCAGTACAACACCTATCCCATCAAGCTCTTCTACACCTCAAACATTCCCATCATCCTCCAGTCTGCCCTCGTGTCCAACCTGTATGTCATCTCTCAGATGCTCTCCACGCGATTCAGCGGCAACTTCCTGGTTAACCtgctgggaacctggtct GATACTTCCACTGGAGGACCAGCTCGTGCCTACCCGGTTGGCGGTCTCTGCTACTTCCTCTCTCCCCCGGAGTCCTTTGGTTCGGTTCTGGATGACCCCATCCATGCTGCCATCTACATCGTCTTCATGCTGGGctcctgtgccttcttctccaaGACATGGATCGAGGTTTCGGGATCCTCTGCCAAAGAT GTGGCTAAGCAGCTGAAGGAACAGCAGATGGTGATGGGGGGACACAGAGAGACCTCCATGGTGCATGAGCTCAACAG GTACATCCCCACGGCTGCAGCCTTCGGTGGCCTATGCATAGGTGGGCTGTCTGTCATGGCTGACTTCCTGGGTGCCATCGGTTCGGGTACTGGAATCCTATTGGCCGTCACCATCATCTACCAGTACTTTGAGATCTTCGTCAAGGAGCAGAGTGAAATGGGCAGCATGGGCGCGCTGCTATTCTAG
- the LOC100136621 gene encoding protein transport protein Sec61 subunit alpha isoform X2: protein MSSDSADPFYWMRVILASNRGTLMELGISPIVTSGLIMQLLAGAKIIEVGDTPKDRALFNGAQKLFGMIITIGQSIVYVMTGMYGDPSEMGAGICLLIIIQLFVAGLIVLLLDELLQKGYGLGSGISLFIATNICETIVWKAFSPTTVNTGRGTEFEGAIIALFHLLATRTDKVRALREAFYRQNLPNLLNLIATVFVFAVVIYFQGFRVDLPIKSARYRGQYNTYPIKLFYTSNIPIILQSALVSNLYVISQMLSTRFSGNFLVNLLGTWSDTSTGGPARAYPVGGLCYFLSPPESFGSVLDDPIHAAIYIVFMLGSCAFFSKTWIEVSGSSAKDVAKQLKEQQMVMGGHRETSMVHELNRYIPTAAAFGGLCIGGLSVMADFLGAIGSGTGILLAVTIIYQYFEIFVKEQSEMGSMGALLF from the exons ATGTCCTCAGACTCCGCAGATCCTTTCTACTGGATGAGAGTAATCCTGGCCTCCAACAGAG GTACTCTGATGGAGCTGGGTATCTCACCCATCGTTACCTCCGGTCTCATCATGCAGCTGCTGGCTGGAGCAAAGATCATTGAGGTTGGAGACACCCCCAAGGACAGAGCACTCTTCAATGGAGCGCAGAAAT TGTTTGGTATGATCATCACCATTGGACAGTCCATTGTGTATGTGATGACGGGCATGTACGGAGACCCATCAGAGATGGGTGCTGGGATCTGCCTGCTCATCATCATTCAG CTTTTTGTGGCAGGTCTGATTGTGCTGCTGCTGGATGAGCTGCTGCAGAAGGGCTATGGGCTGGGCTCTGGTATCTCCCTGTTCATTGCCACTAACATCTGTGAGACCATCGTCTGGAAGGCTTTCAGCCCCACTACTGTCAACACTGGCAGAG GAACGGAGTTTGAAGGTGCCATCATTGCCCTGTTCCACCTGTTGGCCACCCGCACAGACAAGGTGCGCGCCCTGAGAGAGGCATTTTACCGCCAGAACCTGCCTAACCTCTTGAACCTCATCGCCACTGTCTTCGTCTTTGCTGTAGTGATATACTTCCAG GGCTTCAGGGTGGACCTGCCCATCAAGTCTGCCCGTTACCGTGGCCAGTACAACACCTATCCCATCAAGCTCTTCTACACCTCAAACATTCCCATCATCCTCCAGTCTGCCCTCGTGTCCAACCTGTATGTCATCTCTCAGATGCTCTCCACGCGATTCAGCGGCAACTTCCTGGTTAACCtgctgggaacctggtct GATACTTCCACTGGAGGACCAGCTCGTGCCTACCCGGTTGGCGGTCTCTGCTACTTCCTCTCTCCCCCGGAGTCCTTTGGTTCGGTTCTGGATGACCCCATCCATGCTGCCATCTACATCGTCTTCATGCTGGGctcctgtgccttcttctccaaGACATGGATCGAGGTTTCGGGATCCTCTGCCAAAGAT GTGGCTAAGCAGCTGAAGGAACAGCAGATGGTGATGGGGGGACACAGAGAGACCTCCATGGTGCATGAGCTCAACAG GTACATCCCCACGGCTGCAGCCTTCGGTGGCCTATGCATAGGTGGGCTGTCTGTCATGGCTGACTTCCTGGGTGCCATCGGTTCGGGTACTGGAATCCTATTGGCCGTCACCATCATCTACCAGTACTTTGAGATCTTCGTCAAGGAGCAGAGTGAAATGGGCAGCATGGGCGCGCTGCTATTCTAG